From the Raphanus sativus cultivar WK10039 unplaced genomic scaffold, ASM80110v3 Scaffold0768, whole genome shotgun sequence genome, one window contains:
- the LOC108819214 gene encoding 2-oxoglutarate and iron-dependent oxygenase domain-containing protein ICU11, with protein sequence MTSSDMNSNLNRLRSMALGSSSKQPDPPHQQEPRASPETLNARLKLRRTPNEEHEPEHYEDLQLGFNPSLFRSLERFLPENLLGSTRIEKARAMSDLLLRYSPESERIRVQKHREYRQNILSSYQRLHEELYTLDPASFFVPSFLNAVSNTSEENFKSVIARVAPGIYTFDMFKPEFCQMLIAEVENMEKWFHYSKSSMMRPTTINKFGVVLDDFGLDAMLQKLLDDFISPISQGLFPEVCGTGLDSHHGYAIEYGKYRDTDLGFHVDDSEVTLNVCLGNQFAGGELYFRGVRCDNHVNSEIKENYDYSQVPGQAVLHHGRHRHGARAITAGRLVNLVMWCRSSTFREAKRYQKDSSSWCGGCKLEKHNRQQAAIKATVEVLKRRGAEKAHVELSSKSTAH encoded by the exons ATGACCTCCTCTGACATGAATTCCAATTTAAACCGCCTTAGATCCATGGCTCTCGGCTCCTCATCCAAACAACCCGACCCTCCTCATCAGCAGGAACCGAGAGCCTCCCCAGAAACCCTCAACGCGAGATTGAAACTCCGGAGAACACCCAACGAAGAGCACGAGCCGGAGCACTATGAGGATCTGCAGCTCGGCTTCAACCCTTCTCTGTTCAGGTCCCTCGAGCGGTTCTTGCCCGAGAATCTCCTCGGTTCCACACGCATCGAGAAGGCTCGTGCCATGAGTGACCTTCTCCTCCGTTACTCGCCTGAAAGTGAACGAATACGG GTTCAGAAGCATAGAGAGTACAGACAGAACATATTGTCTTCTTACCAG cgTCTACATGAGGAGCTCTATACACTTGACCCAGCTAGCTTCTTCGTCCCTTCGTTTCTCAACGCCGTTAGCAACACATCGGAGGAGAATTTCAAAAGCGTGATTGCTCGTGTAGCTCCTGGGATCTACACTTTCGATATGTTTAAGCCAGAGTTTTGCCAAATGTTAATAGCAGAG GTTGAGAATATGGAGAAATGGTTCCATTATTCGAAATCCTCAATGATGAGACCAACCACTATAAACAAATTCGGTGTTGTTCTCGATGATTTTGGCCTTGACGCCATGCTCCAGAAGTTGCTTGACGACTTCATAAGTCCTATATCTcaag GTTTGTTCCCGGAAGTGTGTGGAACCGGTTTAGATTCTCACCATGGCTATGCTATTGAGTATGGAAAGTATAGGGACACTGATCTTG gGTTCCATGTGGATGATTCAGAGGTTACTTTGAATGTCTGTTTGGGTAATCAGTTTGCCGGTGGGGAGCTGTACTTTCGAGGTGTGAGGTGTGATAACCATGTGAATTCCGAAATCAAG GAAAATTATGACTACTCACAGGTACCTGGTCAAGCCGTTCTTCATCATGGACGTCACCGGCATGGTGCTAGAGCTATAACTGCTGGACGCCTAGTGAACTTGGTTATGTGGTGTAGAAG CTCAACTTTTCGAGAGGCAAAGAGATACCAAAAAGATTCCTCAAGCTGGTGCGGAGGATGCAAACTTGAAAAACACAATAGGCAGCAAGCAGCAATTAAGGCTACTGTAGAG GTGCTGAAGAGGAGAGGTGCAGAGAAGGCGCATGTTGAGCTCAGTTCAAAATCAACTGCACACTAA